Proteins from a single region of Methanotorris igneus Kol 5:
- a CDS encoding transposase — MSGRKTKRKGYWKAYDKRFKIFNIKYTYDFVSFIINILLPYKEKRKVGRPLAISYNEYIATLIIKHIFRISLRDLETLSDYLHKKHIDSSTYGKAFQRIKISDLTKIIVGLHLIIANSLKSSVIIYIADSTGVHLLRVYCERIRVVNNEIKKVKYRVFDKMHVLACYYKDYGLISIVMVKWDNGYSSDSKNLLKMIKSLDFVKGAIILLDGGYDDEDLLRELLSIDLIPIVKTKEFKWDYGISKIRKKVKKLFDKKLYKIRGVIEAIFGGLKTKFRLTLNEKLPESRCRATLAVAIVHNILTLMRVISIRE, encoded by the coding sequence ATGAGCGGCAGAAAAACCAAAAGAAAAGGATACTGGAAAGCCTACGATAAGAGGTTTAAGATATTCAATATTAAGTACACTTATGATTTTGTTTCATTTATTATAAATATTTTACTTCCATATAAAGAAAAACGCAAAGTAGGAAGGCCTTTAGCTATAAGTTACAATGAATATATAGCTACTCTAATAATAAAACACATTTTTAGAATTAGTTTAAGAGATTTAGAAACTCTTTCCGATTATTTACATAAAAAGCATATAGATAGCTCCACATACGGAAAAGCTTTTCAGAGGATTAAAATAAGCGATTTAACTAAAATAATCGTTGGATTACACTTAATTATTGCTAATTCGTTAAAATCATCGGTTATAATTTACATAGCTGATTCCACTGGAGTCCATTTATTAAGAGTGTATTGTGAAAGAATCAGAGTTGTGAATAATGAAATAAAAAAGGTAAAGTATCGGGTTTTTGACAAAATGCACGTATTAGCTTGCTATTATAAAGATTATGGATTAATTTCGATTGTTATGGTAAAATGGGATAATGGATATAGTTCAGACAGTAAAAACTTACTAAAAATGATAAAATCTTTAGATTTTGTGAAAGGTGCGATAATATTGTTGGATGGTGGTTACGATGATGAAGATTTACTTAGAGAGTTGTTATCCATAGACCTCATTCCAATAGTTAAAACAAAAGAGTTTAAATGGGATTACGGTATTTCTAAAATCAGAAAGAAAGTTAAAAAATTGTTTGATAAGAAACTGTATAAAATTAGAGGGGTAATAGAAGCGATATTTGGAGGGCTAAAAACTAAATTTAGATTAACTCTAAATGAAAAACTACCTGAAAGTAGATGTAGAGCTACTTTAGCAGTAGCAATCGTTCATAATATTTTAACACTAATGAGAGTTATTAGTATTAGAGAGTAA
- a CDS encoding DUF192 domain-containing protein, which translates to MTNKKIKKVKLDDKEYKIILADNFLKRAFGLMFKDIKDNEAMLFLYKNRKLHIHTFFMKYPIDVIFLKDNRVVEVVKNLKPWRTYKCKNYSNAMLEMKSGNIDVEKLIGKKLEFF; encoded by the coding sequence ATGACAAATAAAAAAATAAAAAAAGTTAAATTGGATGATAAAGAATATAAGATAATACTGGCAGATAATTTTTTAAAACGAGCATTTGGACTGATGTTTAAGGATATTAAAGATAATGAAGCAATGCTTTTCCTATACAAAAACAGAAAACTCCACATTCACACCTTTTTTATGAAATATCCAATAGATGTAATATTTCTTAAAGATAATAGAGTTGTTGAAGTCGTGAAAAACCTAAAACCATGGAGAACATACAAATGCAAAAACTACTCAAACGCAATGCTGGAAATGAAAAGTGGAAATATTGATGTTGAGAAGTTGATTGGAAAAAAATTAGAATTCTTTTGA
- a CDS encoding SDH family Clp fold serine proteinase, whose protein sequence is MDPLSSLFWLFFIFMLIYPQMMFKFRLLQRYKCIKELEAERKTRVIVLIHRQEQLALFGIPIYRFISIEDSEEVLRAIRMTPDDMPIDIILHTPGGLVLAAEQIAMALKEHKAKTTAIIPHYAMSGGTLIALAADEIIMDKNAVMGPVDPQIGQYPAASILKTLEMKHADELDDETLILADISKKAINQVEEFVFELLKDKMDEEKARKLAKTLSHGEWTHDYPLTVKKLRELGIEVNTNVPKKVYELFDLYQQPVNQRPSVQYIPVPYHPKR, encoded by the coding sequence ATGGATCCGCTTTCCAGTTTATTTTGGTTGTTTTTCATATTCATGCTAATCTACCCACAAATGATGTTTAAATTCAGATTGTTACAGAGATACAAGTGCATAAAAGAATTAGAGGCAGAGAGAAAAACAAGAGTTATTGTTTTAATTCATAGACAGGAGCAATTGGCTTTATTTGGAATTCCAATATACAGGTTTATAAGTATTGAGGATTCTGAAGAAGTGTTAAGGGCTATTAGGATGACACCAGATGATATGCCAATAGACATCATCCTCCACACACCGGGGGGTTTGGTTTTAGCGGCAGAACAAATAGCAATGGCTTTAAAGGAGCATAAAGCAAAAACAACGGCAATAATTCCACACTACGCAATGAGTGGGGGAACTTTGATAGCCTTGGCAGCGGATGAGATAATAATGGATAAAAATGCCGTCATGGGCCCAGTAGATCCTCAGATTGGTCAATATCCAGCAGCATCCATATTAAAAACCTTAGAGATGAAACATGCTGATGAGTTGGATGATGAAACTCTCATCTTAGCAGATATTTCAAAAAAGGCAATTAATCAAGTTGAGGAGTTTGTGTTTGAGTTGTTAAAGGATAAGATGGACGAAGAGAAAGCAAGAAAATTGGCTAAGACATTATCACATGGAGAATGGACACACGATTATCCATTGACGGTTAAAAAATTAAGGGAGTTGGGAATAGAAGTTAATACCAACGTTCCGAAGAAGGTCTATGAGTTGTTTGATTTATACCAACAACCAGTAAATCAGAGACCTTCAGTTCAATACATACCTGTCCCATACCACCCAAAGCGTTAA
- a CDS encoding AAA family ATPase, protein MSNINVNTIRIKPLFSKSLPLPDETMALKYVVLEPVGFPIKVNSEKVKVTTDDPKLFNVYARDQWAGEIVKEGDYLFDNTIIPDYAFKVISTYPREGGIVTKDTLFKLETPKVVKRDFKKARFSDVIGQEEAKRKCKIIMKYLENPKLFGEWAPKNVLFYGPPGTGKTLLARALATETDVPLFLIKAPELIGEHVGDGSKQIRELYENASENAPCIVFIDELDAIALSRQYQSLRGDVSEVVNALLTELDGIKDNEGVVTIAATNNPNMLDPAIRSRFEEEIEFKLPNDKERLKIMELYAKKMPIPIKADLRKYVEKTKGMSGRDIKEKFLKPALHKAILEDRDYISKEDLDAALKKILGDKKEPLHLYG, encoded by the coding sequence ATGAGCAACATCAATGTAAACACCATTAGGATTAAACCTTTATTCTCAAAATCACTCCCATTACCTGATGAGACTATGGCTCTCAAATATGTTGTATTGGAGCCTGTGGGATTTCCTATAAAAGTAAATAGCGAGAAAGTTAAAGTCACTACTGATGATCCAAAATTATTCAATGTTTATGCGAGAGACCAGTGGGCTGGCGAGATTGTTAAAGAGGGTGATTATTTATTCGACAATACAATCATCCCTGATTATGCATTTAAAGTTATCTCAACATACCCAAGAGAAGGTGGAATTGTAACAAAAGATACTTTATTCAAATTAGAGACTCCAAAAGTTGTTAAGAGAGACTTTAAAAAGGCGAGATTTAGTGATGTTATTGGTCAAGAAGAGGCAAAGAGAAAATGCAAAATTATTATGAAATACCTTGAAAATCCAAAATTATTTGGAGAATGGGCTCCAAAGAATGTCCTCTTCTACGGCCCTCCAGGAACAGGGAAGACCTTATTAGCGAGAGCATTGGCAACAGAGACCGATGTTCCACTCTTCCTAATAAAAGCACCAGAATTGATAGGGGAACATGTTGGTGATGGTTCAAAGCAGATTAGGGAGTTATATGAAAATGCCTCAGAAAATGCTCCATGTATTGTGTTTATTGATGAACTTGATGCCATAGCATTGAGTAGGCAGTATCAATCATTAAGAGGAGACGTTTCTGAGGTAGTTAATGCTTTATTAACTGAACTCGATGGAATTAAGGATAATGAAGGGGTTGTAACCATTGCCGCAACAAACAACCCAAATATGCTTGACCCTGCAATTAGAAGTAGGTTTGAGGAGGAGATTGAGTTTAAATTACCAAATGATAAGGAAAGATTAAAAATTATGGAACTCTATGCAAAGAAGATGCCAATTCCAATTAAGGCAGATTTGAGAAAGTATGTTGAAAAAACCAAAGGTATGAGTGGTAGAGACATAAAAGAAAAATTCTTAAAACCTGCATTGCACAAGGCAATATTGGAGGATAGGGATTACATTAGTAAAGAGGACTTAGATGCTGCATTAAAGAAAATCCTTGGGGATAAAAAAGAACCATTACACTTGTATGGATAA
- a CDS encoding precorrin-2 dehydrogenase/sirohydrochlorin ferrochelatase family protein, which translates to MIPVFVNLEGFRVAIFGFGEVGKRRAKKLLKANANIDIYSKTFDDEEFEKKINFIKCDVNEISDGDLEKIIKKYDIIVTAIDKKNNERIVKIARKLGKFVNSATFEDEANLIIPACTEVDGVLFAVYTKGKSPLIAREIRKLVESYLLYHEEDLIIQSYVREKLKEKISNQKERKEILEKLFKNDEFKKELSKLIGKYGKIENHL; encoded by the coding sequence ATGATACCAGTATTTGTTAATTTGGAAGGTTTTAGAGTTGCTATTTTTGGATTTGGAGAAGTTGGGAAAAGAAGAGCAAAGAAGTTATTAAAAGCAAATGCAAATATAGACATCTATTCAAAAACATTTGATGATGAAGAATTTGAAAAAAAGATTAATTTTATAAAATGCGATGTAAATGAAATATCTGATGGAGATTTGGAAAAAATTATTAAGAAATATGACATAATAGTTACTGCAATTGATAAAAAAAACAATGAGAGGATTGTAAAAATTGCGAGAAAGTTGGGAAAGTTTGTAAATTCCGCCACATTTGAAGATGAGGCGAATTTGATTATTCCCGCATGTACTGAGGTTGATGGCGTTTTATTTGCAGTGTATACAAAGGGAAAAAGTCCATTAATAGCAAGAGAAATAAGAAAGTTAGTTGAGAGTTATCTGTTGTATCATGAGGAAGATTTAATCATTCAAAGTTATGTAAGAGAGAAATTAAAAGAAAAAATTAGTAACCAAAAGGAGAGAAAGGAAATCCTTGAAAAATTATTCAAAAACGATGAATTTAAAAAGGAGTTATCAAAATTAATTGGAAAATATGGAAAAATTGAAAATCATTTATAA
- the hemA gene encoding glutamyl-tRNA reductase has protein sequence MILLKADYKKYPTSKLEKLRMDEDEFYEKFDGCVLLQTCNRVEIYFDVDNLDEIDIDVDKFDILEGDEAVLHLLRLASGLESMIVGEDQILGQIKKSYLKAKELKKTTKFLDTIFLKAIHVGQRVRSETKINEGGVSIGSAAVELAEKIFGLKNKNVLLIGAGEIGTLVAKALKERHIKAIIKAIIIANRTYERAERLAKELSGIAIHFDKLKEALKYADIVISATGAPHQILTKEDLVDVGETIIIDIANPRDVDDSVRELPHIKLFTIDDLKLISEENLKKRKEEIPKVEKIIMEEFENLKRQIKKLEIQDFIKNFTTYIESIRRKEVEKAVNMLKNKNKSPEEILENFSKAFSKKIIYDFVNVIEERHLHGKDLFVEEVIKEICEKTKYSS, from the coding sequence ATGATTCTACTCAAGGCAGATTATAAAAAATACCCCACATCGAAACTTGAAAAACTTAGAATGGATGAAGATGAGTTTTATGAGAAGTTTGATGGGTGTGTTTTGTTGCAGACGTGTAATAGGGTTGAGATATATTTTGATGTTGACAATCTTGATGAAATAGATATTGATGTTGACAAATTTGATATTTTGGAGGGAGATGAGGCAGTATTGCACCTTTTAAGATTAGCATCTGGATTAGAGTCAATGATTGTTGGAGAAGATCAAATACTCGGGCAAATTAAGAAGAGTTATTTAAAAGCAAAGGAATTGAAAAAAACAACTAAATTCCTTGACACAATTTTTTTAAAGGCGATACATGTTGGGCAGAGAGTGAGGAGTGAGACAAAAATAAATGAGGGCGGAGTTTCAATTGGAAGTGCTGCTGTTGAGTTGGCAGAGAAGATTTTTGGATTAAAAAATAAGAACGTCCTACTAATCGGTGCTGGGGAAATCGGAACACTTGTGGCTAAGGCATTAAAAGAGAGACATATAAAAGCCATCATAAAAGCCATCATTATAGCAAATAGAACATATGAAAGAGCAGAACGTTTAGCAAAGGAATTGAGTGGTATTGCAATACATTTTGATAAGTTAAAAGAGGCATTGAAATATGCGGACATTGTTATAAGTGCCACAGGAGCCCCCCATCAAATTTTAACTAAAGAAGATTTGGTGGATGTTGGAGAGACAATAATCATCGATATCGCTAACCCAAGGGACGTTGATGATAGTGTTAGGGAACTCCCCCACATTAAGCTTTTTACCATTGATGACTTAAAACTCATTTCCGAAGAGAATTTGAAGAAAAGAAAGGAGGAGATTCCAAAGGTTGAAAAAATTATAATGGAAGAGTTTGAGAATTTGAAGAGACAAATTAAAAAACTTGAAATTCAGGACTTTATAAAGAATTTCACAACCTACATTGAAAGTATTAGGAGAAAGGAAGTTGAAAAAGCAGTTAATATGCTAAAAAATAAAAACAAAAGTCCAGAGGAAATTTTGGAGAACTTTTCAAAGGCATTCTCTAAGAAAATTATCTATGATTTTGTAAATGTTATTGAAGAGAGACACTTGCATGGAAAAGATTTATTTGTTGAAGAGGTTATTAAAGAAATATGTGAAAAAACAAAGTATAGTTCATAA
- the hmgA gene encoding hydroxymethylglutaryl-CoA reductase (NADPH), with protein MPKNNDEIVEKMIKGEIKPYQLESMFDAKKATEIRRRFIEKVTNTTFGYIDKYSIDEEMAMKKNIENMIGAIQIPLGFAGPLKINGEYAKGEFYIPLATTEGALVASVNRGCSVITKCGGATVRVIADKMTRAPVIKTNSVVDAIRLRDWIKENFEKIKEVAESTTRHGKLIDINPILIVGRYVYPRFVYKTGDAMGMNMVTIATEKACNFIEEELKKEGITVHTVALSGNACVDKKPSGINLIEGRGKSIVAEVFLKEGYVQKYLKTTSKAIEQVNMYKNLIGSAISNSMGFNAHYANIIGAIFLATGQDEAHIVEGSLGITVAEATEGGLYFSVTLPDVPIGTVGGGTRVETQRECLEMLGCYGSDKALKFAEIVGGAVLAGELSLLGALAAGHLAKAHAELGR; from the coding sequence ATGCCAAAGAATAATGATGAAATTGTAGAAAAAATGATTAAAGGCGAAATAAAACCTTACCAACTTGAGAGCATGTTTGATGCAAAGAAAGCAACGGAGATAAGGAGAAGATTTATTGAAAAGGTAACGAACACAACATTTGGCTATATAGATAAATACTCAATAGATGAAGAGATGGCAATGAAAAAGAATATAGAAAATATGATTGGGGCTATTCAAATTCCTCTCGGCTTTGCTGGACCATTAAAGATTAATGGGGAGTATGCAAAAGGAGAATTTTACATACCATTGGCTACAACAGAAGGGGCTTTGGTGGCGTCTGTTAATAGGGGATGTTCAGTTATCACCAAATGCGGTGGGGCAACAGTTAGAGTTATAGCGGATAAGATGACAAGAGCCCCAGTAATAAAAACAAACTCCGTTGTTGATGCAATAAGGTTGAGGGATTGGATAAAAGAGAACTTTGAAAAAATAAAAGAGGTTGCTGAATCCACAACAAGGCATGGAAAATTAATTGATATAAATCCAATACTCATTGTTGGGAGATATGTTTATCCAAGGTTTGTCTATAAAACTGGGGATGCTATGGGAATGAACATGGTCACAATTGCAACAGAAAAGGCATGTAACTTTATTGAGGAGGAATTAAAGAAAGAGGGAATAACTGTCCATACTGTTGCTTTGAGTGGAAATGCATGTGTGGATAAAAAACCCTCAGGAATAAATTTAATTGAAGGAAGAGGGAAGAGCATTGTTGCGGAGGTATTTTTAAAGGAAGGATATGTCCAAAAGTATCTAAAAACAACATCAAAAGCAATAGAGCAAGTGAATATGTATAAAAACCTTATTGGTTCAGCAATAAGCAATTCAATGGGGTTCAATGCACACTATGCTAATATTATTGGTGCTATCTTTTTAGCAACTGGGCAGGATGAGGCACATATTGTTGAGGGTAGTTTAGGGATAACAGTTGCTGAGGCAACAGAGGGGGGATTGTATTTCTCAGTCACACTTCCAGATGTTCCAATTGGGACTGTTGGAGGAGGAACGAGGGTGGAAACGCAGAGGGAATGCCTTGAAATGCTTGGGTGTTATGGAAGTGATAAGGCATTAAAGTTTGCTGAAATTGTTGGGGGAGCGGTTTTAGCAGGAGAACTCTCATTACTTGGAGCATTGGCAGCAGGGCATTTGGCAAAGGCACATGCTGAATTGGGAAGATAA
- a CDS encoding stage II sporulation protein M — translation MSRAVYEILEIMEALKRHKHTIGFTAFVFVSAFILSYILIHQSEYLRYFGELMYSNFRDKVSSLGISKETPSLVLILVILSNNISVAIINYIGMIMSLAILIVNAFLLAYVLYISNPLDFFLLIAPHGIFEIPALILSASSGLVLFRGILCLIISTIKIKPLKKHFEYKREDLKDSLRIFLVSILLFVIAAVIEGTITKLISNWV, via the coding sequence ATGAGTAGGGCAGTTTACGAAATTTTGGAAATAATGGAAGCATTGAAAAGACACAAACATACAATAGGCTTTACAGCATTTGTGTTCGTCTCTGCCTTTATATTATCATATATTTTAATACACCAATCTGAATATTTGAGGTATTTCGGGGAGTTAATGTATAGCAATTTTAGAGATAAGGTAAGTTCTCTTGGAATTTCAAAAGAGACACCATCATTAGTTTTAATTTTAGTTATATTATCCAACAATATTTCAGTTGCAATCATTAACTACATTGGAATGATTATGTCATTAGCTATTTTAATTGTTAATGCCTTTTTATTGGCTTATGTTCTTTATATTTCAAATCCTCTGGATTTCTTTTTGCTAATTGCTCCCCACGGAATCTTTGAGATTCCTGCATTGATACTTTCCGCATCAAGTGGTTTGGTATTGTTTAGAGGAATTTTATGCCTGATAATCTCAACAATTAAAATAAAACCATTAAAAAAGCACTTTGAATACAAAAGAGAAGATTTAAAAGATTCGTTAAGGATATTTTTGGTGTCAATTTTATTGTTTGTTATTGCTGCTGTAATTGAGGGGACTATAACTAAACTTATCTCAAATTGGGTATAA
- a CDS encoding protein translocase subunit SecF: MKINYKILTIVPIILTLLSAIFVAVHGIPKSIDVVGGTEITIKAPKDTNIEQLKEILKNAEVKKLESQSGTFIVIRVDKNTNIDEVRKVLKEFFGVDDLSKLDYGEKQIGPSLSEKFWEEGIKAVGFAFLFMAAVVYFVFRNPIPSGAVILAALSDIILALGGMSLFSIPLSTATIAALLMLIGYSVDTDIMLTTRVLKRKSDGLDERIKDAMKTGITMSVTTIVAMMVLYLVVTFFVPVAETLKNIAAVLLIGLIADLMTTWLTNAGILRYYISEYRKEK, translated from the coding sequence ATGAAAATAAACTACAAGATATTGACAATAGTTCCAATAATACTAACCCTTCTTTCCGCTATTTTTGTAGCAGTGCATGGCATTCCAAAGAGTATTGATGTTGTTGGAGGAACAGAAATTACCATAAAAGCCCCCAAAGATACCAATATTGAACAACTAAAAGAAATCCTAAAAAATGCAGAAGTTAAAAAACTTGAATCCCAATCAGGAACATTTATTGTTATTAGAGTGGATAAAAACACAAATATTGACGAAGTTAGAAAAGTATTAAAAGAATTCTTTGGTGTTGATGACTTAAGTAAGTTAGATTATGGTGAAAAACAAATTGGACCTTCACTAAGTGAGAAGTTTTGGGAAGAAGGGATTAAAGCAGTAGGATTTGCATTTTTGTTCATGGCCGCTGTGGTTTACTTTGTGTTTAGAAACCCAATACCAAGTGGTGCCGTGATTCTTGCGGCGTTATCGGATATTATATTGGCACTTGGGGGAATGAGTTTATTTAGCATTCCTCTCTCAACTGCAACAATTGCCGCATTGTTAATGCTCATTGGTTATAGCGTTGATACTGACATCATGCTAACAACAAGAGTACTGAAAAGAAAATCTGACGGTTTAGATGAGAGAATTAAAGATGCTATGAAAACAGGAATAACGATGTCAGTAACAACCATTGTGGCGATGATGGTGCTTTATTTGGTTGTTACTTTCTTTGTCCCAGTTGCAGAGACGTTGAAAAACATTGCAGCAGTATTGTTAATTGGTTTGATAGCGGATTTAATGACAACATGGCTTACAAATGCTGGGATACTTAGGTATTACATAAGTGAATATAGAAAAGAGAAATAA
- a CDS encoding DUF7343 domain-containing protein, translated as MLLIMLFLNTGFGISFEKYEVVCDVDANNNVHETITLLIFNNNSEDIKDITYIVPQTLKNLEVYSDRGVKSYSAKLIEGATEIYIELENPIKKGERGEIKLEFDSNNLVWDKENGEKLLSISVPAVKSKFELIIKLPPGAAVVSPQGFLSITPQGYVVDTDGKRIVIKWEKVLENEKSFTATVAYAIITKPITNNTLTYGFVGVSLLLMISIIFLVITTRKNKLYKNKISEMQNEIENLSKILEKKDEEVKKLNEINNLLNNDLKNVNKNIEAYKKEILEKDNEIEKIKEEYEKCLRKIEELKKELSKIDEIKDELEAYKELSERYKKELETLKDSINKKDEYIKMLENKIKEYESNKRDILMNVLTDEEKEIIDLIAKHGSITQKEIVEITGMTKPKVSRLVSDLEQRGIIKKIKIGRINKLILSEDVLKEND; from the coding sequence TTGCTTTTAATAATGTTGTTTTTGAATACTGGGTTTGGAATATCCTTTGAGAAATATGAAGTAGTGTGCGATGTGGATGCAAACAACAATGTCCATGAGACCATAACACTCTTAATATTCAACAACAATTCTGAAGATATTAAGGATATAACCTACATCGTTCCTCAAACACTAAAAAATTTGGAGGTTTATTCAGACAGGGGGGTTAAATCATATTCTGCAAAGTTAATTGAGGGAGCCACTGAGATATATATTGAATTAGAAAATCCAATAAAAAAGGGAGAACGTGGAGAGATAAAGTTAGAATTTGATAGCAATAATTTAGTTTGGGATAAAGAAAATGGGGAAAAATTACTGTCTATAAGTGTCCCAGCCGTTAAATCAAAGTTTGAATTAATTATAAAACTCCCCCCAGGAGCAGCGGTAGTTTCCCCCCAAGGATTCCTAAGCATAACTCCACAAGGTTATGTTGTTGACACAGATGGGAAAAGAATCGTTATTAAATGGGAAAAGGTACTGGAAAATGAGAAATCATTCACAGCAACAGTGGCCTATGCAATAATCACAAAGCCCATAACCAACAATACATTAACTTATGGGTTTGTAGGTGTGTCTTTACTATTGATGATTTCAATAATCTTCCTTGTAATCACAACAAGAAAAAACAAACTATACAAAAACAAAATAAGTGAAATGCAAAATGAGATTGAAAATTTAAGTAAAATTTTGGAGAAAAAAGATGAAGAAGTTAAAAAATTAAATGAGATAAATAACTTATTAAACAACGATTTAAAAAATGTAAATAAGAACATTGAAGCATATAAAAAAGAAATTCTTGAAAAAGACAATGAAATAGAAAAAATTAAGGAAGAATATGAAAAATGTTTAAGGAAAATTGAAGAATTGAAAAAAGAATTATCAAAAATTGATGAAATAAAAGATGAACTTGAAGCATATAAGGAATTGTCAGAAAGATACAAAAAAGAACTGGAAACACTAAAGGACTCAATAAACAAAAAAGACGAATACATAAAAATGTTGGAAAACAAAATTAAAGAATATGAATCCAATAAGAGAGACATATTAATGAATGTTTTAACAGATGAGGAGAAGGAGATTATTGATTTAATAGCAAAGCATGGTTCAATAACGCAAAAGGAAATTGTTGAAATTACTGGAATGACAAAACCTAAGGTTTCACGTCTTGTATCTGATTTGGAGCAGAGAGGCATCATAAAAAAGATAAAGATTGGAAGGATAAACAAACTGATCCTTTCTGAAGATGTTCTGAAGGAAAATGACTAA
- a CDS encoding cell wall-binding repeat-containing protein, producing the protein MRYLKLITIILILIPCIDALTIGEKPSLVDTVIITNDNWADCLAVANYAYQSDAIILQTEKDNLNPKVEEIIKIVNPKNIIIIGGPEAISENVERKLEKYAPTVRIWGNDRAETFEKIIDYQLKNKKVSNESIYLNYCLVNGYDFDDVVTVSNFYVPYYASLKILNPKYTIRVYENDTVKIYEMHKNHKIFVGEYSKDCVFEFPGKIIIFKKPKYNVKYCYNNNLCKFGYEKIEVRDFREGILITKNTPTAMLLSKYLKVPVILDGHTIIYLEDDPIESSIAVAVDILVLKKAKELYENSGNAKQAIDEAKTQLWAKKLPVEKYNIPYEYARRYIEK; encoded by the coding sequence ATGAGATATCTAAAATTAATAACAATAATACTAATACTAATTCCATGCATTGACGCATTAACAATTGGGGAAAAGCCATCTTTAGTTGATACTGTAATAATTACCAATGACAATTGGGCAGATTGTTTGGCAGTAGCAAATTACGCGTATCAATCAGATGCCATAATCCTCCAAACGGAAAAAGACAATCTAAATCCAAAAGTGGAAGAGATAATAAAAATCGTTAATCCAAAAAATATAATCATTATTGGAGGGCCAGAGGCAATATCTGAAAATGTTGAGAGAAAGTTGGAGAAATACGCCCCAACAGTGAGAATTTGGGGAAATGATAGGGCAGAAACTTTTGAAAAAATAATTGATTATCAATTAAAAAATAAAAAAGTTTCAAATGAAAGCATCTATCTAAATTACTGCCTTGTGAATGGTTATGATTTTGATGATGTTGTCACTGTTTCAAATTTCTATGTGCCATATTATGCATCTTTAAAAATCTTAAACCCAAAATATACAATTAGAGTTTATGAGAATGATACTGTTAAAATCTATGAAATGCACAAAAACCACAAAATATTTGTTGGGGAATATAGCAAAGATTGTGTATTTGAATTTCCTGGAAAGATTATAATATTTAAAAAACCAAAGTATAATGTAAAGTATTGCTACAACAATAACCTCTGTAAATTTGGATATGAGAAAATAGAGGTTAGGGATTTTAGAGAAGGCATCTTAATAACTAAAAATACACCAACTGCTATGCTATTATCAAAATATCTTAAAGTCCCAGTAATATTAGATGGGCACACAATTATATACTTGGAAGATGACCCTATCGAAAGCAGTATTGCAGTTGCAGTTGATATCCTTGTATTAAAAAAGGCAAAAGAACTTTATGAAAATAGTGGAAATGCAAAACAGGCAATTGATGAAGCAAAAACACAACTTTGGGCTAAAAAATTACCAGTTGAGAAATATAACATTCCCTACGAATATGCTAGGAGGTATATTGAAAAATAA